Proteins from one Ignavibacteriota bacterium genomic window:
- the cas5e gene encoding type I-E CRISPR-associated protein Cas5/CasD, whose protein sequence is MRSYLIFRCYGPLASWGDIAVGEHRRSYAHPSKSAILGLVAAALGIRRGEEQKLHELREAFGLALCVENEGVPLRDYHTIQTPSAGSGPHRTRREELAVDPAKINTLLSAREYRCDALSLVALWDTDNASWPLETVRDALREPIFTLYLGRKSCPPAYPLNPHIITASVGVHEAFLTYIREHHMLTDTLTREENTLRIFSDANADPISGKKQFERIRRDLPHNRGRWQFAERIEHCTVLPRPLEDTV, encoded by the coding sequence ATGCGGAGCTATCTGATATTCCGCTGCTACGGCCCTTTGGCGAGCTGGGGAGACATTGCCGTCGGCGAACATCGACGAAGTTACGCGCACCCCTCCAAATCCGCGATACTTGGCCTCGTCGCTGCGGCCCTCGGTATCCGTCGTGGCGAGGAACAGAAACTCCATGAACTGCGCGAGGCCTTCGGTCTGGCACTGTGTGTCGAGAACGAAGGTGTTCCCCTTCGCGACTATCACACCATCCAGACACCATCCGCAGGAAGCGGTCCGCATCGCACACGCCGAGAGGAACTCGCGGTTGATCCCGCAAAGATCAACACGCTGCTCTCTGCCCGCGAGTATCGCTGCGATGCCTTGTCATTGGTAGCACTTTGGGATACCGACAATGCGTCATGGCCACTGGAGACGGTGCGAGACGCATTGCGCGAGCCCATATTCACCCTCTATCTCGGGCGGAAAAGCTGTCCGCCCGCTTACCCGCTGAATCCGCATATCATTACCGCCTCGGTCGGTGTGCATGAAGCATTTCTCACGTACATACGCGAGCATCACATGCTCACTGATACACTGACGCGGGAGGAAAACACCTTACGCATTTTTTCCGATGCCAATGCCGATCCCATCAGTGGAAAAAAGCAGTTCGAACGTATACGTCGCGACCTGCCGCACAATCGCGGGCGCTGGCAGTTCGCTGAACGGATAGAACACTGCACCGTACTGCCCCGGCCGCTGGAGGATACCGTATGA